Proteins encoded within one genomic window of Pongo abelii isolate AG06213 chromosome 18, NHGRI_mPonAbe1-v2.0_pri, whole genome shotgun sequence:
- the LOC134759401 gene encoding transmembrane protein 231-like yields the protein MDMLHFKLELPLQSTEHVLGVQLILTFSYQLHRMATLVMQSMAFLQSSFPVPGSPLYVNGDLRLQQKQPMSCGGLDARYNISVINGTSPFAYDYDLTHVIAAYQERNGESQVELIQPLLRTFKVSGGNRDKQNWNPCDENVKTRECSTMEANMLSRICLFCPDLQTWDHPHPSSIPWSSRLVMVKCHHYPTTGLMGFLFKKCKPN from the exons ATGGACATGTTACATTTCAAGCTGGAGCTGCCCCTGCAGTCCACGGAGCACGTTCTCGGTGTGCAGCTCATCCTGACTTTCTCCTATCAATTACAC AGGATGGCGACCCTCGTGATGCAGAGCATGGCATTTCTCCAGTCCTCCTTTCCTGTCCCGGGATCTCCATTATACGTGAACGGAGACCTGAGGCTGCAGCAGAAGCAGCCGATGAGCTGTGGTGGCCTAGATGCCCGATACAAT ATATCCGTCATCAACGGGACCAGCCCCTTTGCCTATGACTACGACCTCACCCATGTTATTGCTGCCTACCAGGAGAGGAACGGTGAGTCACAGGTAGAGCTCATTCAGCCGCTGCTCAGGACTTTCAAGGTTAGTGGGGGCAACAGAGACAAGCAGAACTGGAACCCTtgtgatgaaaatgtcaaaaccCGTGAATGCTCAACGATGGAAGCAAATATGCTGTCCAGGATTTGTCTTTTTTGTCCTGATCTTCAGACCTGggaccacccccacccctccagcATCCCATGGTCCAGCAGGTTAGTGATGGTTAAATGCCATCATTATCCCACCACTGGCTTGAtgggtttcctttttaaaaaatgtaagccTAACTGA